One stretch of Equus przewalskii isolate Varuska chromosome 9, EquPr2, whole genome shotgun sequence DNA includes these proteins:
- the LOC103558373 gene encoding sialic acid-binding Ig-like lectin 8 isoform X1 produces MLLLLLLAMLWWREGAEGHREPWKYYQTYQLQVQRTVEVPEGLCVRVPCSFSYPKDGWNNSTPAHGYWFWEGAKTNQDAPVATNDPDRKVREETQGRFHLLGNPHNYNCSLDIRDARRTDNGTYFYRVERGKAKWNYQEDYLSVHVIALTHLPDILIPETLHSGHPTNLTCSVPWACEQGTPPIFSWMTSALTALGPRTRRSSALTLTPRPQDHGTSLACQVNLPGAGVTRTRTVLLDVSYPPQNLTVTIFFGNSTAPTTLENGSSLSVQEGQSLRLVCVADSNLPARLSWARGSQTLSPSQSLNFEVLELPQVESSHEGKFTCQAQHPQGSLHISLSLSVQRKACPLSGVMLGAVGGAGAKTLLLLSFCVIVIIVRRRRKEATRPAAGGALVKSQAGSLPAHPLSDVLAPC; encoded by the exons atgctgctgctgctgctgctggccatgctctggtggagggagggggctgagggccATAGAGAGCCCTGGAAATATTACCAGACTTACCAGCTGCAAGTACAGAGGACGGTGGAGGTGCCGGAGGGTCTGTGTGTGCGAGTACCCTGCTCCTTCTCCTATCCCAAGGATGGCTGGAATAACTCTACCCCAGCTCATGGCTACTGGTTCTGGGAAGGGGCCAAAACAAACCAGGACGCTCCTGTGGCCACAAATGACCCAGATAGAAAAGTGCGGGAGGAGACCCAGGGCCGATTCCACCTTCTTGGGAACCCCCATAACTACAACTGCTCCCTGGACATCAGAGATGCCAGGAGGACGGACAACGGAACATACTTTTATCGAGTtgagagaggaaaagcaaaatggaATTACCAAGAAGACTATCTCTCTGTGCATGTGATAG CCCTGACCCACTTACCTGACATCCTCATCCCGGAGACCCTGCATTCTGGTCACCCCACAAATCTGacttgctctgtgccctgggcctgTGAGCAGGGGACACCCCCCATCTTCTCCTGGATGACATCAGCCCTCACCGCCTTGGGCCCCAGGACCCGACGCTCCTCGGCTCTCACCCTCACCCCACGGCCTCAGGACCATGGCACCAGCCTCGCATGTCAGGTGAacttgcctggggctggagtgaCCAGGACAAGGACTGTCCTCCTCGACGTGTCCT ACCCTCCGCAGAACTTGACCGTAactatcttctttggaaacagcACAG CACCCACAACCCTGGAGAATGGCTCATCTCTTTCAGTCCAGGAGGGCCAGTCCCTGCGCCTGGTCTGTGTTGCCGACAGCAACCTCCCTGCCAGGCTGAGCTGGGCCCGTGGGAGCCAGACCCTGAGCCCCTCACAGTCCTTGAACTTCGAGGTCCTGGAGCTGCCCCAGGTGGAGTCAAGTCACGAAGGCAAATTCACCTGCCAAGCTCAGCACCCTCAGGGCTCCCTGCAcatctccctgagcctctctgTGCAGA GAAAAGCGTGTCCTTTATCAGGAGTGATGCTGGGGGCTGTCGGGGGAGCAGGTGCTAAAACCCTTCTCCTCCTGTCCTTCTGCGTCATCGTCATCAT AGTGAGGCGCCGCAGGAAGGAAGCAACAAGGCCAGCAGCAGGG GGTGCCCTGGTGAAATCCCAGGCTGGCAGCCTCCCAGCCCACCCTCTCTCAGATGTGCTTGCCCCTTGCTGA
- the LOC103558373 gene encoding sialic acid-binding Ig-like lectin 8 isoform X3: MLLLLLLAMLWWREGAEGHREPWKYYQTYQLQVQRTVEVPEGLCVRVPCSFSYPKDGWNNSTPAHGYWFWEGAKTNQDAPVATNDPDRKVREETQGRFHLLGNPHNYNCSLDIRDARRTDNGTYFYRVERGKAKWNYQEDYLSVHVIALTHLPDILIPETLHSGHPTNLTCSVPWACEQGTPPIFSWMTSALTALGPRTRRSSALTLTPRPQDHGTSLACQVNLPGAGVTRTRTVLLDVSSPTTLENGSSLSVQEGQSLRLVCVADSNLPARLSWARGSQTLSPSQSLNFEVLELPQVESSHEGKFTCQAQHPQGSLHISLSLSVQRKACPLSGVMLGAVGGAGAKTLLLLSFCVIVIIVRRRRKEATRPAAGGALVKSQAGSLPAHPLSDVLAPC, encoded by the exons atgctgctgctgctgctgctggccatgctctggtggagggagggggctgagggccATAGAGAGCCCTGGAAATATTACCAGACTTACCAGCTGCAAGTACAGAGGACGGTGGAGGTGCCGGAGGGTCTGTGTGTGCGAGTACCCTGCTCCTTCTCCTATCCCAAGGATGGCTGGAATAACTCTACCCCAGCTCATGGCTACTGGTTCTGGGAAGGGGCCAAAACAAACCAGGACGCTCCTGTGGCCACAAATGACCCAGATAGAAAAGTGCGGGAGGAGACCCAGGGCCGATTCCACCTTCTTGGGAACCCCCATAACTACAACTGCTCCCTGGACATCAGAGATGCCAGGAGGACGGACAACGGAACATACTTTTATCGAGTtgagagaggaaaagcaaaatggaATTACCAAGAAGACTATCTCTCTGTGCATGTGATAG CCCTGACCCACTTACCTGACATCCTCATCCCGGAGACCCTGCATTCTGGTCACCCCACAAATCTGacttgctctgtgccctgggcctgTGAGCAGGGGACACCCCCCATCTTCTCCTGGATGACATCAGCCCTCACCGCCTTGGGCCCCAGGACCCGACGCTCCTCGGCTCTCACCCTCACCCCACGGCCTCAGGACCATGGCACCAGCCTCGCATGTCAGGTGAacttgcctggggctggagtgaCCAGGACAAGGACTGTCCTCCTCGACGTGTCCT CACCCACAACCCTGGAGAATGGCTCATCTCTTTCAGTCCAGGAGGGCCAGTCCCTGCGCCTGGTCTGTGTTGCCGACAGCAACCTCCCTGCCAGGCTGAGCTGGGCCCGTGGGAGCCAGACCCTGAGCCCCTCACAGTCCTTGAACTTCGAGGTCCTGGAGCTGCCCCAGGTGGAGTCAAGTCACGAAGGCAAATTCACCTGCCAAGCTCAGCACCCTCAGGGCTCCCTGCAcatctccctgagcctctctgTGCAGA GAAAAGCGTGTCCTTTATCAGGAGTGATGCTGGGGGCTGTCGGGGGAGCAGGTGCTAAAACCCTTCTCCTCCTGTCCTTCTGCGTCATCGTCATCAT AGTGAGGCGCCGCAGGAAGGAAGCAACAAGGCCAGCAGCAGGG GGTGCCCTGGTGAAATCCCAGGCTGGCAGCCTCCCAGCCCACCCTCTCTCAGATGTGCTTGCCCCTTGCTGA
- the LOC103558373 gene encoding sialic acid-binding Ig-like lectin 8 isoform X2 gives MLLLLLLAMLWWREGAEGHREPWKYYQTYQLQVQRTVEVPEGLCVRVPCSFSYPKDGWNNSTPAHGYWFWEGAKTNQDAPVATNDPDRKVREETQGRFHLLGNPHNYNCSLDIRDARRTDNGTYFYRVERGKAKWNYQEDYLSVHVIALTHLPDILIPETLHSGHPTNLTCSVPWACEQGTPPIFSWMTSALTALGPRTRRSSALTLTPRPQDHGTSLACQVNLPGAGVTRTRTVLLDVSYPPQNLTVTIFFGNSTAPTTLENGSSLSVQEGQSLRLVCVADSNLPARLSWARGSQTLSPSQSLNFEVLELPQVESSHEGKFTCQAQHPQGSLHISLSLSVQRKACPLSGVMLGAVGGAGAKTLLLLSFCVIVIIVRRRRKEATRPAAGVRDTDMESAN, from the exons atgctgctgctgctgctgctggccatgctctggtggagggagggggctgagggccATAGAGAGCCCTGGAAATATTACCAGACTTACCAGCTGCAAGTACAGAGGACGGTGGAGGTGCCGGAGGGTCTGTGTGTGCGAGTACCCTGCTCCTTCTCCTATCCCAAGGATGGCTGGAATAACTCTACCCCAGCTCATGGCTACTGGTTCTGGGAAGGGGCCAAAACAAACCAGGACGCTCCTGTGGCCACAAATGACCCAGATAGAAAAGTGCGGGAGGAGACCCAGGGCCGATTCCACCTTCTTGGGAACCCCCATAACTACAACTGCTCCCTGGACATCAGAGATGCCAGGAGGACGGACAACGGAACATACTTTTATCGAGTtgagagaggaaaagcaaaatggaATTACCAAGAAGACTATCTCTCTGTGCATGTGATAG CCCTGACCCACTTACCTGACATCCTCATCCCGGAGACCCTGCATTCTGGTCACCCCACAAATCTGacttgctctgtgccctgggcctgTGAGCAGGGGACACCCCCCATCTTCTCCTGGATGACATCAGCCCTCACCGCCTTGGGCCCCAGGACCCGACGCTCCTCGGCTCTCACCCTCACCCCACGGCCTCAGGACCATGGCACCAGCCTCGCATGTCAGGTGAacttgcctggggctggagtgaCCAGGACAAGGACTGTCCTCCTCGACGTGTCCT ACCCTCCGCAGAACTTGACCGTAactatcttctttggaaacagcACAG CACCCACAACCCTGGAGAATGGCTCATCTCTTTCAGTCCAGGAGGGCCAGTCCCTGCGCCTGGTCTGTGTTGCCGACAGCAACCTCCCTGCCAGGCTGAGCTGGGCCCGTGGGAGCCAGACCCTGAGCCCCTCACAGTCCTTGAACTTCGAGGTCCTGGAGCTGCCCCAGGTGGAGTCAAGTCACGAAGGCAAATTCACCTGCCAAGCTCAGCACCCTCAGGGCTCCCTGCAcatctccctgagcctctctgTGCAGA GAAAAGCGTGTCCTTTATCAGGAGTGATGCTGGGGGCTGTCGGGGGAGCAGGTGCTAAAACCCTTCTCCTCCTGTCCTTCTGCGTCATCGTCATCAT AGTGAGGCGCCGCAGGAAGGAAGCAACAAGGCCAGCAGCAGGGGTGAGGGACACGGACATGGAAAGTGCAAATTAA
- the LOC103558373 gene encoding sialic acid-binding Ig-like lectin 8 isoform X4 — translation MLLLLLLAMLWWREGAEGHREPWKYYQTYQLQVQRTVEVPEGLCVRVPCSFSYPKDGWNNSTPAHGYWFWEGAKTNQDAPVATNDPDRKVREETQGRFHLLGNPHNYNCSLDIRDARRTDNGTYFYRVERGKAKWNYQEDYLSVHVIALTHLPDILIPETLHSGHPTNLTCSVPWACEQGTPPIFSWMTSALTALGPRTRRSSALTLTPRPQDHGTSLACQVNLPGAGVTRTRTVLLDVSSPTTLENGSSLSVQEGQSLRLVCVADSNLPARLSWARGSQTLSPSQSLNFEVLELPQVESSHEGKFTCQAQHPQGSLHISLSLSVQRKACPLSGVMLGAVGGAGAKTLLLLSFCVIVIIVRRRRKEATRPAAGVRDTDMESAN, via the exons atgctgctgctgctgctgctggccatgctctggtggagggagggggctgagggccATAGAGAGCCCTGGAAATATTACCAGACTTACCAGCTGCAAGTACAGAGGACGGTGGAGGTGCCGGAGGGTCTGTGTGTGCGAGTACCCTGCTCCTTCTCCTATCCCAAGGATGGCTGGAATAACTCTACCCCAGCTCATGGCTACTGGTTCTGGGAAGGGGCCAAAACAAACCAGGACGCTCCTGTGGCCACAAATGACCCAGATAGAAAAGTGCGGGAGGAGACCCAGGGCCGATTCCACCTTCTTGGGAACCCCCATAACTACAACTGCTCCCTGGACATCAGAGATGCCAGGAGGACGGACAACGGAACATACTTTTATCGAGTtgagagaggaaaagcaaaatggaATTACCAAGAAGACTATCTCTCTGTGCATGTGATAG CCCTGACCCACTTACCTGACATCCTCATCCCGGAGACCCTGCATTCTGGTCACCCCACAAATCTGacttgctctgtgccctgggcctgTGAGCAGGGGACACCCCCCATCTTCTCCTGGATGACATCAGCCCTCACCGCCTTGGGCCCCAGGACCCGACGCTCCTCGGCTCTCACCCTCACCCCACGGCCTCAGGACCATGGCACCAGCCTCGCATGTCAGGTGAacttgcctggggctggagtgaCCAGGACAAGGACTGTCCTCCTCGACGTGTCCT CACCCACAACCCTGGAGAATGGCTCATCTCTTTCAGTCCAGGAGGGCCAGTCCCTGCGCCTGGTCTGTGTTGCCGACAGCAACCTCCCTGCCAGGCTGAGCTGGGCCCGTGGGAGCCAGACCCTGAGCCCCTCACAGTCCTTGAACTTCGAGGTCCTGGAGCTGCCCCAGGTGGAGTCAAGTCACGAAGGCAAATTCACCTGCCAAGCTCAGCACCCTCAGGGCTCCCTGCAcatctccctgagcctctctgTGCAGA GAAAAGCGTGTCCTTTATCAGGAGTGATGCTGGGGGCTGTCGGGGGAGCAGGTGCTAAAACCCTTCTCCTCCTGTCCTTCTGCGTCATCGTCATCAT AGTGAGGCGCCGCAGGAAGGAAGCAACAAGGCCAGCAGCAGGGGTGAGGGACACGGACATGGAAAGTGCAAATTAA